From Bombus huntii isolate Logan2020A chromosome 4, iyBomHunt1.1, whole genome shotgun sequence, one genomic window encodes:
- the LOC126865189 gene encoding uncharacterized protein LOC126865189 — translation MVVEMTRKINRAAKTLPKKKMRKFWPTKIVALIVSAIQDLRETKGSTPSKIIGYISYGSNVDDGKVKRQVKSVLKRGLKYGILRRYRGHYFLPTCDELDRANRIALRFAKLPLPSAYATKSNVLFPGKIAPMASQRKTGKSTAKLRRTKRLGKPRPILISPTTSLTNAVCNADEL, via the exons ATGGTGGTCGAAATGACACGAAAGATAAATAGAGCCGCGAAAACGTtaccaaagaaaaaaatgcGAAAATTCTGGCCGACGAAGATCGTTGCATTGATTGTCTCGGCTATTCAAGATCTTCGCGAGACAAAGGGATCAACGCCTAGTAAAATTATTGGCTATATCAGTTATGGTTCTAACGTGGACGATGGGAAGGTTAAGCGACAA GTAAAATCAGTCTTGAAGAGAGGTTTAAAATACGGTATACTAAGAAGGTACCGAGGGCACTATTTCCTTCCTACCTGCGACGAATTAGATCGTGCAAATCGTATCGCCTTGAGATTTGCTAAATTACCGTTGCCCTCTGCATATGCCACGAAATCGAACGTGCTATTTCCCGGTAAAATCGCACCAATGGCAAGTCAGAGAAAGACGGGCAAGTCTACCGCAAAATTGCGAAGAACGAAACGACTTGGGAAACCTCGTCCAATATTAATCTCTCCTACCACTAGTTTAACGAACGCAGTTTGCAACGCTGACGAATTATGA